A DNA window from Rhipicephalus sanguineus isolate Rsan-2018 chromosome 8, BIME_Rsan_1.4, whole genome shotgun sequence contains the following coding sequences:
- the LOC119402249 gene encoding leucine-rich repeat-containing protein 57, with protein MGNSLKPHIQNAGKTGVCTLPNSNLKEFPRELYLIEGVLRTLDLSGNKLSSIPAAISKFEQLKHLTLTNNRIAFLPDSLCKLKKLETLSLGSNHLSRLPETLSQLSNLRNVNLSDNRLAAFPHCFCGLKHLDVLDLSRNRISEVPDFVGDLHATELNLNQNQVSMISESIANCPRLKVLRLEENCLQINSIPTQLLSSSNVSLLAVEGNLFELKDFQEKEGYETYMERYTATKKKMF; from the exons ATGGGCAACTCTTTAAAGCCACACATCCAAAATGCCGGCAAGACTGGGGTGTGTACGCTGCCCAACAGCAACCTCAAGGAG TTCCCCAGGGAGCTGTACCTCATCGAGGGCGTACTGCGAACCCTCGACCTTTCGGGCAACAAACTGTCCTCGATCCCCGCGGCGATCAGCAAGTTCGAGCAACTGAAGCACCTGACGCTCACGAACAACCGTATCG CGTTTCTCCCGGACAGCTTGTGTAAGCTGAAAAAGCTCGAGACGCTGAGCCTCGGGAGCAACCATCTGTCGCGGCTCCCCGAGACGCTGTCGCAACTCAGCAACCTCCGTAATGTCAACCTCAGCGACAACCGGCTCGCCGCGTTCCCGCACTGCTTCTGTGGCCTCAAACACCTCGACGTGCTCGACCTCTCGCGCAACCGGATATCTGAAGTGCCGGACTTTGTGGGCGACCTGCACGCCACGGAGCTCAACCTGAACCAGAACCAG GTGTCCATGATCTCGGAGAGCATAGCCAACTGCCCGAGGCTGAAGGTGCTGCGACTGGAGGAGAACTGCCTGCAGATCAACTCCATCCCGACGCAGCTGCTGTCCAGCTCCAACGTCTCCCTGCTGGCGGTCGAGGGCAATCTCTTCGAGCTCAAGGACTTCCAGGAGAAGGAGGGCTACGAGACG TACATGGAACGTTACACTGCCACCAAGAAGAAGATGTTCTGA